CCCATCGACTGCAGTATGTTCGATACTATAGCCAATTCTTCCTTTTTTTGTAATAACGAGTTGGATTGTTTTATCGAAATATTTATTTCGACTATTTAACATTAGATTTTCGATGGCTTCATCCGAGTTATTGCTATCTTCATCTATCGAAATCACGATGAGTGAATCTGCTATTAATTGAAGGTTATCGGCATTGATTTTAGATACCTTCAAATCATGATAAATTTGCGCCGCTTCATCCCTTTCCGCGGTTGTAAAGAGTCCTACATTTAATCCTTCCTGTTGTTCTGTTTGAAAAATGATATCGATCGCTTCAGCAATTCGTTTACTTTGATAGATGTCCCCATTTTCATTCGTCACAGCTACTTGGTACATATTGTTTTTATATATGAGAATGACAAAATTATTTCTTTTATCGAAATCGGCAACCGTAAATGTATCTCGGTTATTTTGGGGAATGCGGACAGAACGAAAGAACTTTCTATATTGCCCCATATCTAATGGAACCCCTTTTAACATGACAGGTTCAACTTCTCCATCGATAATTTTATGATAATATTCCGCGACTAAAAAGCTTGCTTTCCCTGCAAGCTCTGCAATCGTTGGCGCTATTTTTAATTTAGGGCGATTGACCAAAATATTAAAATGCATCCCAGTTGGCAATGAACCACGATATTTCAAATAGCTATCATCCCAAAAAGGAGTTAACCAACTTCCTTCCGTATTCTCCTTCAATTTAATCAATTTCTTTTGCAGTTTGACAGCATCACCATGTTCGTCAAAAAAATGATTGACCGCCTTCGTTGTAGTGATAAACTGCTGCTTATCTACTAGAGGTTCAATCCATTCAAGGAGCTTCGGGTGTGTACTCGTTAACGGGGGAACTGGGAATGATTGTAATTTATGTTGATGATCAAATATCTTTTTTATAATAATGACTCCTTTCAAATTGAACAAAAATAAAATATGGCATGGCATCATCTTAGCGATTGCCACGTCCATATATGAAGTAATTTCATGATTTTATTTGGCGTACGTCTAACAGGCAAATTCTCGGGTGTTCATTATACGTGTGTGTATATTTTAGTAATCGTTCACTCCGGGACCCTTCTTTACG
This window of the Sporosarcina ureilytica genome carries:
- a CDS encoding choline/carnitine O-acyltransferase, with the protein product MDVAIAKMMPCHILFLFNLKGVIIIKKIFDHQHKLQSFPVPPLTSTHPKLLEWIEPLVDKQQFITTTKAVNHFFDEHGDAVKLQKKLIKLKENTEGSWLTPFWDDSYLKYRGSLPTGMHFNILVNRPKLKIAPTIAELAGKASFLVAEYYHKIIDGEVEPVMLKGVPLDMGQYRKFFRSVRIPQNNRDTFTVADFDKRNNFVILIYKNNMYQVAVTNENGDIYQSKRIAEAIDIIFQTEQQEGLNVGLFTTAERDEAAQIYHDLKVSKINADNLQLIADSLIVISIDEDSNNSDEAIENLMLNSRNKYFDKTIQLVITKKGRIGYSIEHTAVDGTTIFAVISYVNEGFAKRNEETLYTSEQPTTRKLSWDISAEIEASIFKLAEMSQKRKSEFHVKSTTFDEFGSDEIKSMNLSPDAFFHMALQIAQYRTFGTLKSVYEPVSIRHYKEGRTECARATSMEKWALVQAVEENQPKEEVNVLMEAASAAHSHRIHQCRTGFGVERHMFGLEQVYIQYGESLGIKKLPAIFKDEGYQTLREDFISTSGMAYDNVRSRIFGPVVKGGFGIAYILLDSSISINISCRTAEKEQATELKNHMLDALKELRNLRVSKD